In one Bacillus sp. PK3_68 genomic region, the following are encoded:
- the flhA gene encoding flagellar biosynthesis protein FlhA: MKARDVSVLLSVILIVAMLIIPLPSWLLSVLIIINISLALLVLLISMNMREALEFSVFPSLLLLLTLFRLGLNVSTTRSILSKGEAGGVVETFGTFVVGGNIVVGMVVFLILIIIQFIVITKGSERVSEVAARFTLDAMPGKQMSIDADLNAGMISEQEARERREKVSRESDFYGAMDGATKFVKGDAIAGIIIVIINLIFGMIVGVVQQGLPAAEAAARYSLLTVGDGIVSQVPALLISTATGIVVTRAASTGNLGEDIMSQLLAFPMMLYVAGGTIFLLGIATPINDVLTIPIAGALALGGYMLGRTPEKEEIDMFEAEEEMETEELKKPESVVNLLNIDPIEFEFGYGLIPLADASQGGDLLDRVVMIRRQLAIELGLVIPVVRIRDNIQLQPNEYRIKIKGSVMASGELLLDHYLAMSPGEDDDTIEGIDTIEPSFGLPAKWITEEMKEQAEILGYTVVDPPSVVSTHLTEVIKTNAHELLGRQETQQLIDHLKETYPILVEEVTPSPLTVGEVQKVLAKLLKENISIRNLPVIFETLADFGKMTSDTDLLTEYVRQSLARQITGQYAEAGEPLRVITLSGQVEKRVADSVQQTEHGNFLSLDPMDSQRILEAMAAQVEQVSFMQQAPIILCSPAIRMYIRQLAERYFPQLPILSYNELEPSVEVQSVGVVNLD, encoded by the coding sequence ATGAAAGCAAGAGACGTCTCCGTATTGTTAAGTGTAATTCTAATAGTGGCTATGCTAATCATTCCGCTGCCGTCGTGGCTGCTGAGTGTGTTAATTATTATAAATATTTCTCTCGCGCTTTTGGTTCTGCTAATTTCAATGAATATGAGAGAAGCACTGGAGTTCTCTGTATTTCCATCCTTACTCCTATTATTAACGCTATTTCGGCTCGGGCTAAATGTTTCGACGACGCGTTCGATCTTAAGTAAAGGTGAGGCAGGCGGCGTAGTTGAGACGTTTGGAACGTTTGTTGTCGGTGGGAATATCGTTGTCGGGATGGTTGTTTTCCTTATTTTAATTATTATTCAGTTTATTGTTATTACCAAGGGATCGGAGCGTGTGTCTGAAGTAGCTGCTCGTTTTACGCTTGATGCGATGCCAGGAAAACAAATGAGTATTGACGCCGATTTGAATGCCGGGATGATCTCTGAACAGGAAGCGAGAGAGCGGCGGGAAAAGGTAAGCCGTGAATCAGACTTTTATGGAGCAATGGACGGGGCGACTAAGTTTGTCAAAGGAGATGCCATTGCCGGTATTATTATCGTTATCATCAATCTGATTTTTGGGATGATCGTCGGTGTGGTTCAGCAAGGCCTTCCAGCGGCTGAAGCAGCTGCTCGTTATTCTTTGCTCACAGTCGGCGATGGAATTGTCTCTCAGGTTCCCGCTCTTTTGATTTCGACTGCAACGGGGATTGTTGTAACCCGTGCAGCTTCCACAGGCAATCTGGGAGAAGATATCATGTCTCAGCTTCTGGCTTTTCCGATGATGCTTTATGTGGCAGGCGGGACCATCTTTTTGCTCGGTATTGCTACCCCGATTAACGATGTACTAACCATACCGATTGCTGGAGCGCTGGCTTTGGGTGGTTATATGCTTGGGCGTACACCGGAAAAAGAAGAGATCGACATGTTCGAGGCAGAAGAAGAAATGGAGACGGAGGAATTGAAAAAGCCGGAAAGTGTCGTGAATTTATTAAATATTGATCCGATTGAATTTGAGTTTGGCTATGGCCTGATTCCGCTGGCGGACGCAAGTCAGGGAGGAGATCTACTAGATCGGGTCGTCATGATCCGTCGTCAGCTTGCTATTGAGCTTGGCCTTGTCATTCCGGTTGTCCGTATTCGAGACAATATTCAGCTTCAGCCGAATGAATACCGAATTAAAATAAAAGGAAGCGTTATGGCTTCTGGCGAATTGCTGCTCGATCATTATCTTGCCATGAGTCCGGGAGAAGACGACGATACAATTGAGGGGATTGACACAATTGAACCGTCTTTTGGATTGCCAGCGAAATGGATTACGGAGGAAATGAAAGAGCAGGCTGAAATTTTAGGGTATACGGTTGTTGATCCTCCGAGTGTTGTTTCAACTCATTTAACAGAGGTAATTAAAACGAACGCTCATGAGCTGCTTGGCCGTCAGGAAACACAGCAGCTTATTGATCATTTGAAAGAGACTTATCCAATTTTAGTAGAGGAAGTCACTCCAAGTCCTTTGACAGTGGGGGAAGTTCAAAAAGTGTTGGCCAAGTTATTGAAAGAAAATATTTCTATAAGAAATTTGCCGGTTATTTTTGAAACACTAGCTGACTTTGGCAAGATGACCTCCGATACGGATTTGCTGACAGAGTATGTTCGTCAGTCATTAGCAAGACAAATTACCGGCCAATACGCTGAGGCGGGAGAACCTTTACGAGTTATCACACTGTCAGGCCAAGTTGAAAAACGGGTAGCGGACAGCGTGCAGCAGACAGAGCATGGAAACTTTTTGTCACTTGATCCGATGGATTCACAGCGCATCTTGGAAGCGATGGCTGCTCAGGTGGAACAAGTTTCTTTTATGCAGCAGGCGCCGATTATTCTATGCTCACCTGCCATCCGGATGTATATTAGGCAGCTTGCTGAGAGGTATTTTCCACAGCTGCCAATTTTATCTTACAATGAACTCGAGCCTAGCGTCGAAGTTCAAAGTGTAGGGGTGGTGAATCTAGATTGA
- the flhF gene encoding flagellar biosynthesis protein FlhF, which yields MKVKKYTAASMPEAMKKIRAELGEQAVILQSKTVYIGGFLGLFKKKLIEVVAAIDPNPMHEAVRPKELDLSNSRQSRPSPSLSVEKNSEESLKKELNELKEIVKQFSKVDQLSLDTYPEELKLPIIKLKKQEVADDLIKELKQFLLEKWKEEKGQVNEEMADQWSRGWLIEKIEPLQADQLLLSKKFINVIGPTGVGKTTTLAKMAAESVLEKNLKTAFITTDTYRIAAIEQLKTYADLLKVPVEVAYKPVDMKRAIERFKDYDVVYIDTAGRNYLEEQFVNELKAMVPFEKMKNYLVLSLTAKERDIHAVIDQFSTVPVHQFIFTKMDETTSRGTIVNMMCQYNKGVAFLANGQNVPDDLIQPDSKEMADIILGDHL from the coding sequence TTGAAAGTAAAAAAGTATACAGCTGCATCTATGCCGGAAGCAATGAAAAAGATTCGTGCGGAGCTTGGAGAGCAAGCTGTTATTTTGCAATCAAAAACAGTATATATCGGGGGTTTTTTAGGTTTATTTAAAAAAAAGCTAATTGAAGTGGTAGCGGCCATTGACCCAAACCCGATGCACGAAGCAGTCCGTCCAAAAGAACTGGACCTCTCTAATTCCCGTCAAAGTCGGCCCTCTCCTTCATTGTCGGTAGAGAAAAACAGTGAGGAGTCTTTAAAAAAGGAACTAAATGAATTAAAGGAGATAGTCAAGCAATTTTCAAAGGTGGATCAGCTATCGCTCGACACTTACCCTGAGGAGTTAAAGCTGCCTATTATAAAGTTAAAGAAGCAAGAGGTGGCAGATGATTTAATTAAAGAATTAAAGCAGTTTCTCTTAGAGAAGTGGAAAGAGGAAAAGGGACAAGTCAATGAAGAAATGGCTGACCAATGGAGCAGAGGATGGTTGATTGAGAAAATCGAACCATTGCAAGCGGACCAGCTACTGCTCTCCAAAAAGTTTATTAATGTTATTGGACCAACTGGAGTAGGCAAGACAACTACTCTGGCAAAAATGGCTGCTGAAAGTGTATTGGAGAAAAATCTTAAGACCGCTTTTATTACTACTGATACGTATAGAATTGCAGCAATTGAGCAGTTGAAAACATATGCAGATTTACTGAAGGTACCGGTAGAAGTGGCCTATAAGCCGGTTGATATGAAGCGGGCAATTGAACGATTTAAAGATTACGATGTCGTTTATATTGACACAGCCGGGCGCAATTACTTGGAGGAACAGTTTGTGAATGAATTGAAAGCAATGGTTCCTTTTGAAAAGATGAAAAATTATTTGGTGCTGTCCCTTACTGCTAAAGAGCGGGACATCCATGCGGTAATTGATCAATTTTCAACTGTCCCGGTTCACCAGTTTATTTTCACAAAGATGGATGAAACAACGAGCCGAGGAACGATTGTAAATATGATGTGCCAATATAATAAGGGAGTGGCTTTTTTAGCGAATGGGCAAAATGTACCAGATGATCTGATTCAACCTGATTCGAAGGAAATGGCTGATATTATTTTGGGTGATCATCTATGA
- a CDS encoding MinD/ParA family protein produces MTNNDQAASLRKRLNRLAGKQAKTLAVVSGKGGVGKSNISLNFAINLTQNGKKVLIFDMDIGMGNIHVLTGQTAEHSIADFFEKNLSLADLVYRDKEGVSYILGGSGLNQLIEWNSSHLSRWLDDIEELQHQYDYLLFDMGAGATKETLNILMSVDDIIVVTTPEPTSITDAYSMMKYIHFQGGENAFYLLCNRADSEREGQEAIKRLQQAVRKFLGKSSFELGVLQESTAVKKAVSAQTPFLIAYPNAKISRALREAVRLYKEGYGYSPDHSESDSFIFKLRHFFVKGRH; encoded by the coding sequence ATGACAAATAATGACCAAGCAGCGTCACTGCGGAAAAGGCTGAATCGCCTTGCGGGGAAACAAGCAAAAACTCTCGCTGTAGTGAGTGGAAAAGGCGGGGTTGGAAAATCAAATATTTCATTAAATTTTGCTATTAATCTAACCCAAAATGGGAAAAAAGTGCTAATATTTGATATGGATATCGGTATGGGGAACATTCATGTGTTAACAGGGCAGACGGCAGAGCACTCTATTGCTGATTTTTTTGAAAAAAATCTCTCGCTCGCTGACTTAGTGTATAGAGATAAGGAAGGTGTTTCCTACATTCTAGGCGGTTCGGGGCTGAACCAATTAATAGAATGGAACAGCAGCCATCTGAGCCGGTGGCTGGATGATATAGAGGAGCTTCAGCACCAATATGATTATTTATTGTTTGATATGGGGGCGGGAGCGACAAAGGAGACACTTAATATTCTCATGTCAGTAGACGATATTATTGTTGTAACCACTCCCGAGCCAACCTCTATAACAGATGCGTATTCCATGATGAAATATATTCACTTTCAAGGTGGAGAAAACGCCTTTTATCTTTTGTGTAATCGGGCCGATTCAGAGAGAGAAGGACAGGAAGCTATAAAGCGGCTCCAACAAGCTGTCCGCAAGTTTTTAGGTAAATCAAGTTTTGAGCTTGGGGTATTGCAGGAGAGCACAGCTGTGAAAAAAGCTGTGAGCGCTCAGACTCCATTTTTGATTGCTTATCCAAATGCAAAGATATCCCGGGCGTTACGAGAAGCCGTAAGACTGTATAAAGAGGGATATGGGTATTCACCAGATCATTCAGAATCAGACAGCTTTATATTCAAGCTTCGTCACTTCTTTGTGAAAGGCAGGCACTAG